TCACTGGATGAACTTTGTTTGTTCTTTCTTATGCTCAAGGTGAATGtacgcaaaaaaaaaaaaaaacagaccTTGGCTACCTGTTGTCACTGACAATGAAACTCTTAACAGAAGACGTGTATGGTATAGCAAACCAAGCATTCATACAGTGATACAGACGTGGGAAGAGAAAACTTTATTATTCTTTATGCAAAACAACATGTTACTAAATCCCACTGTATATTCGTTTTTGCCCTCCAGATTTGCATGCCTGCGGACAGTTGCAAACCAAAAGAAGAAAGCAGGAGGCAAAACCACAGGCAGAAGGAATCCTTCATGGATTATTACAAACGGACATGTGTAGTGCAAGCGTCCACTGGCTGTACTGTACCTGCGACCTTGCTGTTTGGGGGCCTGGCAGGCTTGGAACATCGGCGAGTCGGCGACAGCAATGATAGGGATAAACAAGCTACATTTTTGCCACTAACAGAAGGAACATCTATTTCGAAGATGCTTGATGTATTCTTGCTATTGATAGGGATAAACAAGTAATTTACAAATAATAAGCAGAATCTGAGAAAAGACTAGAGTGGTATTTCCTCCGGCAGTCAACCAACATATGCAGTTGTAGTCGCTCACCTTCAATGCCAAAGCTTCCAAGCATTCCCGCCCTGCTCTTTCCACCTCGACCAAAAACAGTGCTGAACCACTTCAAAGAGCTCCTCAGGGCCTCGTCAATTGTTTTGTCTTGACACGGCGAGCAACTCCTTGAGCTGTGCTAGAGCCTTCTTCTCGATGGCCTTAAACGGGATGCGGTTTATCACCTGGGCTCCAAACGAGAAAAGCAGGGCGTCGGTCGCCGTTTTGGCGTCGACGCCTCTCGCCTGGAAGTAGAAGAGCTCGTTCGGGTCGAGGTCACCGCTGATGGCAGCTCCGTGCGTGCATTTGACATCGTCGGCGATGATCTGAAGGTTTGGCTTCACATTCACGACAGCCTTTGGTGAGAGCAGAAGACACTTGGTTTGCTGCCCTGCATCGGTTTGCTGCGCATACCTGCAAATCAACAAGATCAAAAGGCCGGGAAAATTTCCAGATGTAACTACAAGCTTTGTCAATAGCCATAATTCCATATTTTCTCATGCTGCATCAGACAGTTTTTACAATAGGTGAAACAAATTAACAGTATACATTTCCTGAAGTAGAAAGTAAATTTTTACATTCAGTTCATTGTACTGtaatatatactccctctgtcccataatataagagcgtttttgacactagtgtagtgtcaaaaacgctcttatattatgggacggagggagtacaagactACAACCAAAACATGCCTCTTCTAGTCTACTTGTAATATTTTCATCAGTATACACCTTTTTAATCTAAACTACTGCAGTATTCCAAATTAACATGACACTGCAAAAGACAATCTTATGAGGTCCTATTTTACAGCGACAGTGAAACATATGGGCAATCAAAGAATTTACACAGCATTGGTAGCAAGCATATTTCCTAAACTAGTAAAATGTTATATCCATTGCTTTGTACTGCTACAGCTAGAAGCCTACAAAGACTACAACCAAAAACATGCTTCTGCTAGCTTGCTTGTATTTTCATCAGTGTACAGCATCTTTTATGAAACTACAGAAACTAATCTTACCAAGGCCTCTTTTAACAACAGTGAAACATGTATGTAACCAAATAATTCACATAGCATTAGTAAGATGGTATGACAGAAATAACATTTCTCAAATGCTGTTTCAATGATGACTGTAAGGATTTCTATCAGAATACAAAAGGTTAATAAATGAGAAGAGTCTGACTAAATACCTGTTGACTTGAATATTTCCATCAAAAATACCATTTCCTGTACCACAAGCAATCAATTTGTGGAGCTGTCGTGAAAAACCTCTCGGGTGATCAAGTATTAGTCTGCTATGCAGATCATGAATCTGCTTATTCTGAGATGTTAAGTGAAACGTTGATAGTTCTGTTTCTGTCTCAGGACCCAATTGCTGGATGTGAAGATTGTGCCTGTTCAGTCTTGCTCCGGTGCTGACCTCAACGAACTCATATTTACTAGATGTAttctgcaaaagaaaaaaaacacaaCTAATGAGACTGACAATATCCATTTCGAATAATCTTTATATAAATCTTATTTACATGCAGCATTTGTCGTGAGTACTGAAACAAAAATATTCATACCTACTCTTTACATACAgtcagaaaaaataaacttggCAACAGCATGAATAGAAACAAAGTGAGCGCTTTCTGGTACTCCATTTTCGGAGGATATAATACCAAAACCAGAATAACTCAAAAAATTTAGTTTCAAGGATAACTGCTTGACTACATGGATAGCAAATTCAAAAAATGAAGTAATCAAATAAACTGCAGCAGGTTAGTAATTAACACTGACTTTACTTGCATCCACACAGATCCATATTCTGTGGTCCTACTCGATCTTATGACAGCTATTCCCACAGATGTAAAGATGGTTAGTTCAGATTGCAGCTCAAACAAGTATATattaaagtactccctccgtcccaaaataagtgacttaACATTGTACTAACTTTgcactaaagttagtacaaagttgagtcacttattttgggacggagggagtagtaattaCCGCCCCTACAATCAACTGAATAAGTCTGAGTGTCTGACCATGTTTATTCCTTATCAAATCAAAATAGCAACTCATTCATTACTGAGTAGGTGCTAGGAATACATCAAGCTATTCCTATTTCATAGTGAAAATGATGAAACCATTACTCTGAAATGTAAATTTGCAAGGGGTCTATATGGTTTTATTGGTATCTAATTCAAGATAATTAAAGCAATACCAAGGCACCAAATATCTAATTCACATATTCTCATTTTATTTTGACTATAATATGTTCCTCGTCTTTCCACATTCAAATGATCATATTATCCTTCTGTATCTAGTATTACTGAATATTGAGTTCATCGACTAACCTGTTGATTATCCTACACTACGAAAGCAAGCATAAGCACATGATACTCACAACCACTAGAACAGTAGACAAAACGTGTAACAAGATTATCCACAATTGGAATATAGCTCAAAGCATCAGATATTGCGTAAATTGCAGCTGGTGCTGCTAATTAAGAGACTTTAGTGGCGTCCTCACTGATCCATATTATGTGGTCCTAGACCTTATGATAGCCATCTCCACAGATGTGAAGATGACTAGTTCGCATTTTAACTGAAACAATCATATATTGAAGTAATTACTGCCGGTACAATCAACCGAATAAACCTGACCATGTTTATTCCTAAATCCTAATCGAATCTAAATAGATACTCATTCAGTAATGAGTAGGAACTAGGAATACATCAAGCTATGTCCAATTTCATAGTGAAAACAATGAACTAAGATATGAAACCATTACTCTGAAATGTAGATTTGCAGGAGATCTATCTGGTTTTATTGGTTGCTAATGCACTGACCAGCTTGTGTTACTGAAGAGAGAGTTCACTGACTAACTTGTTGACTATCCTACTGCCACACTGAATGCAAGCACATGATACTCATAACCGCTAGAACAATAGATAACAGGTGTAAACAGGATTATCCTCAATTGCAATATATAGCTCAAAGAATCATCAGACTATAGTGTGCTCCCTAACCCCTACAATCATTTAACCCAGTGCAACCATGTCTCTCCATAATGGATTTCTCATCAGCACTGATCACTGTCCTAGCTGAATGTCAAATATTATATAGCTCAAGCAACCTTTCACACAGCATTTATGTAAAGCCCATAATCAAATAAAAGTAGTGCAAAATGCATAAGGCAATCGCACCTGCTGGACGGTGGTCCACTTGGTATGCGCGGCGGCGGGTGACTGTCGCTGCACATAGGAATGAACCACTCTAGCACCCTCCTCCACGATGATGTCCACCACCGGGTTAGCCCAATAGCACCCACCGTCCTCTTCCCCAACCCCGAAATGCTCCTCGACGATGGCGACCTCCGCCCCCTTCTCcgcaatcaccagaaccctgGGGTTCGACATCATCAGACTGGCACCGTCGCTGCCGCTGTAGGCGAACATGATGTGGACGGGGTCGTCGGCCATCTTGGCCCACTCGGGCACGTACACCACGGCGACGTCGCTCGCGCCGACGGCGTTGAAGTCGTAGAAGATGTCCCGGTGGGAGAACCGCGcggaggcggcgacggcggcggccgccCGGTCCCTGGCGTGGCCGGGGGGCATGTCCGCGAGGGCGGAGACGTGGGCGCCGGAGGCGGCGACGAGGCGGCCGTCGGAGAAGAGGACGTGCGACTCCAGgtcggagggcggcggcggcggcgcgaggccgGGGGTCCGGGTGGGCGTCGAGATGGGGAGCGAGCGGAGGTAGGAGATGTCGGTGAAGCGGAAGGCCTCGTTGGAGCGGCGGGTGGGCCAGGGCGTGGTGAGGAGGGAGAGCGCGGAGGCGGAGCGCAGCGGGTCGAGCAGCGGCGAGGACGGCGCCGCGTCCTCCAGCTGCTCCGCGATGCGGAGGACCAGGTCGTCGGAGACGGACGGGGCCGCCGCGCGCGACGCGGCGACGGAGGAGGccgcgcggcggcggaggcgcaggaGAGGGGGCGGGGGCGGGCCGGCGCGGGGAGGGGCGGCGCAGAGCGACGGCGGCGACATGGCGGCCGGCGAAGCTTCGCCGTGCCTCTCGTCTGGTGGCAGAGGAGAGGGGATGGGGGCGCAGTTGGGTTGTGACGCGTTGGTGGAATCGGCTGACGAGTGGGGCCCAGAGAGAGCAGATGATGGGCCAACCCGTTTTCGTTTGGACTAGACATGGGCCGACTTGTTTTTATGTACAATGGCCTAGTGGGTCCCTTTTGAATTATAAAACCCCCAAAGAGTTGGGCGCCCCTGCATCTCGCTTTCAGCGAGTCCATCTTCCGacgaaatcactaattgaggagtACTCATTCCAAATGGCATGCTGAATGTGTGTCACTTGTCGCAACCTAtgagttttttctttttttttagattcgtttattcaaactattttatctcttaaaccgtgcgtccaaatttCGGATGTTTTCACTGTTAGATTCCTCGTGTCGAGATCTTCGAaattagatcccatgttgataggttttgataAACTTTTCTTTACGAAAAAAAGGACAGAAAAACTAAACCGGAAGCATGAACTTTTTATCATAGTACTTTGATAAATTAAGCGGGCGAGCGGCGGGAATCGAACCCGTATCTTCTCCTTGGCAAGCAGATATTTTACCATTGAACTACGCTCGCTACGGTATATATTTTATAGCGTATATCCGCCTGGGTCGGCCTTCTATGTCTGGGTACCTGAATCGGACTGAACCGACTGTTTGTCAGGCTACTGTTCTCCTATTCTCTTGAATCTATGAAGTAAGACATTGATTTTGCAATAAGATCGATTATGTTCATTGCATAATAAGCTCCTTTGAAAAGCATTGGCGCACGTGCAAACGAGTTGCTCTACCGAACTGAGCTATAGCCCTTATCAGAGATATCTTAACAtataaatagaaaaaaaataCAATTAGATTAGTTCTTCATAGACAAACTTGGGGTTTCCTTTCCGAAAGTTGTTTCTAAGAGGCGGCAAAATCGTGCCTCTcatggaaagaaaaaaaaaaagaaaaacgtGTTTTTTCATTTTCGAGaagcacggtcgtgcctctcacTGAAGCAAACCTGCCTCCCATggaaggaaaaaaagagaaagcgtgttttttcctttttccagaggcacggccgtgcctttcacgaaagaaaagaaaaatagaaaatatatttttttcgttttcgagaggcaTGGCCGTGCGTCTTGTGCAagaaaaaacgtgttttttcgCGTGCAAAAGTAGCTATATGTTTTTGTCgaaaagctaagaaagaccgATGGAAACCGGAAAATCGGGAAAAACCATCTAAAAAGTCGAAAACGTGTGCATAAAAAAATTCCGGAGGGAGCGCCCAGAGCGCGTCGTGTCAAGTGGCGGCGCGTTCTCCGCCCACCCAAGTGACCATCGGGAGGTTTCCAAAGGAGCGCTCCTCAATTAGTTGCTCTCAGCTTCCGACTCGCTGAAGGGCGAGTAAGATGGACTGGCCCACAAGCGCAAGAGGCCATAGCCACCTTTTCAGTTTTTTTATGTTTTCTCTTTTCATTTTTGCTTTATTTTGTACTTTTGTTTATACTTTAAAAAATTCTACATATATTGCAAAAATACTCCACaaaaaacatttgaaaaatgtttaaaaATTATTTGAAAAAGTTTGAATGAGTATTTTCAAAACGTTGAACAGCTATTTTAAAATGTTGAAcgtttatttcaaaaatattgaacaagtattcGAAAAATGTTTGAACAAGCATTCGGACAATGTTGAATGTGTATAGATAAATTGTTGATCATGTATTAAAAATATGATGAAATTTtttatcatgtatataaaaatattaagcaagcatttaaaaaatgttaaacaagtatttgaaaaatgttaatcaagcatttgagaaATGTTAAATGAGCATAGaaaaaatattgaccatgtattGAAAAATTGATGaaataatttgattatgtatataaaaatgttaaacaagcacttggaaaaatgttgaacaagtgtttgaaaaatgttaatcaagcgtTTGGAAAATGtcaaatgtgtatagaaaaatgttgaccatgtattaaaaaaatgttgatcTTTTCATTTGAAAACTATTAATCAAGCGTTTAAAAAGTTGTTAAAATTGTATATAAGAAAACCCATTCGTCGAAAGCCAATAAAACTTGTATTTGAAAACAaagagaaaacaaagaaaaaatgatgaaaaaaagggaaaacagaaaacaaaagaaaacggTGGAAAACCGGACCGTGTCGCCTCAAGTGTGAGTTTTCATCAATACGTCCTACACTAGCACAATGGTTAGCTGCTCTGCTTATTAACTAGGATACCCGGGATCGAATCCCACCCCTCGCGCTCCTTTTAGTCAGTAATATTCCTTGTTTTATGTTCACtccaatgggccggcccatcacTGTAGACTTCGACGTGAGTGTAAGCTTCTATCTCGCTTAATACGAGACATAGCTCAGAGGGAAGCTGACGCCAAACACGTACTCCACACCCGTGTGTGTGCCTTCGATTTGCGCTAGTGACGGGGTCCTGCACCAGGGGTGACTACCGCCAGGGAGCTCAGCCTCATCGACTACTAGGGCCCTGCAAGGCCTAATGCAAGGAGCAAACCCTAGGAGGCGAAGACAACCTTCGTGGTCTCCAAGAGTAGGGGGAGGCCGCGCGCCAGATCACCCCAGAACTTCTAGCTGCGCTTGGACTCCTGCCGAGGGATCTGGCGGTATTTTGCACCGCCAGCTTGGGAAATTGATGGAACACAATGAAGCCTATAGAGTGTAGGTATGCATGTCCCACTGAACACATAGGCATGGACTCCTCTGCAGACATGGACACACCATGTCAATCAAAAGGATCAAATGCGGGTTGACAACCAGCACACCTTAGAGCTTACCAACTGCCTTACGGTAGATGTGAGGGTCGTCGCCGCTGAAGGAAAGATCTACTCCTTAAACCTAGTATTGTAACATACATATGGTTCTAGCGATGTGTTAGGGTGTGGGGCAACGAGGCAGTGATGTAGCATCTATAATGTAGCATTGCAATGGTTTAGTCCCACCTTATTCTTTTCCTAGGATTCACCCCATTTCTATGATGTAGCATGGCAATGGTGTTGTTTTAAAAAGGTGGAAGGAAACAAAGGTTGTGCAGAATCGGGAAGGCTTTCTCTCTCGTTAACCGATCTATGTTATGTGGGTAAGGATCACATGAAAGATAAGGGTCATGGCAGTCGGCGGCCTAGCTTAACGAGCCAACAGTGATCCACTCTGTACAAAATTAGGCCGCTATGGAGTGGAGTATGTGCATATGCATGCAATCAGTCGCACATGACTATGGGCTCCATGATAGCCAAAGTTGAATAGCAAATGTTGTTTAAGTTCCACAGATCTAAAGCTTCAGTTTTTGCGGTTTGACATACCAATATGTCGTGGCCATGGCATGGAGGTTGATTTGGCCTTTGATTCACTCACATCATTTCACGTTCTTGATGTTCTTCTTGGGTAGTTTGACTATGAAGTGTGTGGTTCATTAGCCTTGTGTGGGGTGTCATCAACCACGGTGTGTTCAATAGTTTGAGGTTAATGCCTTATCCTGAGATAGGAGGCTAATGTAGTTCTTTGAAACCTTCTAAGTTAGTATAGCATCTATAAGTTTGATATTGTATAGTTTCTTTTTCGGAGGCTTGGTGGTGGCCCAAGATGCAAAGGCCACGTTGGAACAATTTGAGAGGATCTTTTAACTTCATTTTTGTTGCTCATGTTCACTTTAGTTTTTTTACTCTATTATTGTATCTAGACCATGAATTGCCTCAAAAGAATGGAAATAAAGGTGTTCCATACCGTCACATGCATTGGGTGTTACTTATCACCGGCTAAGAAAACTTGTTCTCAAATAATGAATTTGAGATAAcaattgatcttaagcatgtatTCGTAGGACAAGTGGTAGTCCAAAGGTGCAACGCCAATTGGTAGTTCTTCCAC
The Aegilops tauschii subsp. strangulata cultivar AL8/78 chromosome 3, Aet v6.0, whole genome shotgun sequence genome window above contains:
- the LOC109760585 gene encoding protein ABCI7, chloroplastic, translating into MSPPSLCAAPPRAGPPPPPLLRLRRRAASSVAASRAAAPSVSDDLVLRIAEQLEDAAPSSPLLDPLRSASALSLLTTPWPTRRSNEAFRFTDISYLRSLPISTPTRTPGLAPPPPPSDLESHVLFSDGRLVAASGAHVSALADMPPGHARDRAAAAVAASARFSHRDIFYDFNAVGASDVAVVYVPEWAKMADDPVHIMFAYSGSDGASLMMSNPRVLVIAEKGAEVAIVEEHFGVGEEDGGCYWANPVVDIIVEEGARVVHSYVQRQSPAAAHTKWTTVQQNTSSKYEFVEVSTGARLNRHNLHIQQLGPETETELSTFHLTSQNKQIHDLHSRLILDHPRGFSRQLHKLIACGTGNGIFDGNIQVNRYAQQTDAGQQTKCLLLSPKAVVNVKPNLQIIADDVKCTHGAAISGDLDPNELFYFQARGVDAKTATDALLFSFGAQVINRIPFKAIEKKALAQLKELLAVSRQNN